CGGCCAGGTGCTCTTCCTGCCCTTCGTCTTCGTGATGGCAGGTCGCTGGAGCCCGAAGAAGGCGCGTGAGGACGCGGAGGCGCACCAGCTGGCGGTCGACCGCGAACTGGCCGCCCTCGCCGCCGCCGAGGAGTGACCGGACGCGGAGCCGGCCGGCGGTGGATTGGCCGGCCGGCTCCGCGGTCGCGTGTATCGGGGCAGCGAGGCCCCGCACCCCGGGTTGACTGCTCCTGTCGCTGTGATCAATCGGGCCGGAGCCCTTCTTGATGCCGCGCCGCCACGGCGCCATCTCCAGGGCATTCTGCGGGAGTTCGGTGCGCATGTGGGTGGCAAGCTGCCTTCCGACGATCATCCGCGAGTACACGGACGAAGGCGACACAGACCCAGCCGGACCAGGTCCGTATATAGGTCGACGGGCAGGAACCCGGCGGGCTCCGCGGCCTGTTCCGCCGACGGGCCTGACGTCGGCAGGCTCGGCCTCAGCTGCCCCGGATTCCAGTCCATGTGGGCCCGCACCTGGTCGGCGGCCTGCCGGTCGGACAGACCCTCGGCATACTGCAACACCGACACCAAGGCCAGAGCTCCCGGCGAGATCGCGGGCCGGCCCCGGTCGGGGAAGGCTGCGGCGAAATCCTCGTCCGTGAACAGCGCACCGAGTACTTCCCGGATCCGCATGGTCAAGGTCCCCCTCGGGAACGAGGCTCGCACCACCCGAGCCGTCAGCTCAGGCACCCCGTCCTCCGACCGCGACTCCAACGACATCCCGCCCCACCACCCCGCCAACGACCACAGCCATCAGCAAGACCAACGACACCGCCCCGCCCGAATCACGACTTTCCCAACGGAGTCGTTCGCGCCCGGGAGGAAGCGCTTCTTAACACTGCTCTGACCCGCGCGGCGCACGGGTCTGCACGATTGGCCTCAGCCGGGACGTTTCTGGTTTTCGATGTACTCCTTGATGACAGCGAGCGGGGCGCCCCCGCACGAGGCGGCGAAGTAGGACGGCGACCAGAAGTAGTCACCCCACAGGTAGTTGCGGATGTGGCCGGGGAACTCCTGCCGCAGGCGCCGGGCGGAGACGACCACGCCGACAAGATCGCCGGAGCCGTGCACGTCGACGGCACCGCTTGTGTGGAGACCGTCGACCCGGCCACCGCCCCCGCGTACGGGGCCCTGATCGAGCACTTCCACCAGCAGACCGGAGGACCCGTCGTCCCGAACATGTCCTTCAACGACCGCGAACCCGTCGTCGAAGCCCCGGCCCACGCCCTCGCCACCGTCCAGGCCTGCGACCTGGACGTGGCTGCATCGGCCCATACCTGGTCGAACGGTCCTGCCCCCCTCTGGGGACCGCCACACTGGAAGGCATGACGACCTTCACGCCGCCGCTGAGGGAGGCCGCCCGTGCCATCGTCATGGACGCCGACGACCGCGTCCTGCTGCTGCGCTACGACGAGAACCAGGGTTTCTGGGCAACGCCCGGCGGCTCCCTGAAGCGGGGGGAGCCACGCCAGGGCAACTCTCCGTGAGCTGGGTGAAGAGCTTGGCATCGACGATAAGGCGATCGAGCTCGGGCCCCAGCTCGCGGAGCGCACGAAGGACCATCTGGTCGGCGGGCGCGAAGTCCGGCAGGTGGAGTTGTACTTCCTCGCCCGTGTCTCCGCAGCCGACGTCGACCCGGCCCGTGCGCCGCAGCCCGACAACATCCGCGCGTACCGCTGGTGGACCCTGGCCGAACTGCGCAACACCCAGCAGACGGTCCATCCCGTCGGCCTCGCGCCGACCTGGTCGCGACCGGCGCCGCAGGGCGGCCCCTGAAGCAGCCCGTCGTCCTGACAGGCTGACAACTGCACGGAAGCCGCTGACGTCATGCTCACCCCTCCCTGACCGCTGCCCAGTTGCGGGACATCACTGGTGTTTCATTGGCCTGAGCCTCTTGCGTCAGCAGAGGACCAGTCGTCAGCCCACCCACCCGATGCCACGGACCTCGATCGCTCCAGCGTGCGGCATGTAGGGGATCCAACACGTCGCCCGACCACTTCCCGGATCTCCTCCACGGATCCCGGGTCGCGCACATCGGCTCAGGTCCGCGGATCTATCCGCGGACCTCCACGAGCGCCCTCACCTCCTGCCGGGCTCGGTCGTCCGGCTGCTGCGCCATGGCCTCCACCGCGAGCTCCTCCACCACCACGCCATACCGCATGCGCACACCCCCGTGTGATCGACTCGGGCGGCAGCGTACGGAGGAACCGCAGATCACGTTTCGGCCAGTGGATAACCGGGATTTCGCGGCGTGGTCGCCCCGACCACTAGGTTCTGTCCGGCGGATCATGGCGGCATAGGCTCCTGGCCATGCACAGCACCCTGACGGAGCACGCCAGATGTCTCTACGGAGATGAGTACCGACCCACGCCGGAGTGCGGGCTCGAACACGGGGAGCACTACTTCGTCGAGGAGCTGACGTTCGCCGACGCGGATTCGATCCTTGCCATGTTTCGTGAACTCTGCCCGCACGTGGTGGACGGCTACCTGCCGGTCTGGATCCGGAATCTGGCTTATCGGCTGGTGCTCTTGCAGCGGCCGGACGAACCGGCACTGCTGCGGGAGGCTGCTGAGAATCTGTGGATGCACGGCCCGGACTGGGACCACATTGCAGAGGGCCTCAAGAAGCGGGCCGATGCTCTGGAAGCCGACTGATCACGGCTTGAGCCAAAGGCGGATCGACGCAACGGTGACGGTGCCA
This portion of the Streptomyces mirabilis genome encodes:
- a CDS encoding carbamoyltransferase C-terminal domain-containing protein; amino-acid sequence: MHVDGTACVETVDPATAPAYGALIEHFHQQTGGPVVPNMSFNDREPVVEAPAHALATVQACDLDVAASAHTWSNGPAPLWGPPHWKA